A window of Prolixibacter sp. SD074 contains these coding sequences:
- a CDS encoding TetR/AcrR family transcriptional regulator: MTSESTEKKILDAARDVFVRKGMDGARMQEIADEAGINKSLLHYYFRSKQKLFEAIFQEAFGLLIPELMKIFKEEGPLLDKIDRIVDRYITVIGGNPFLPQFLIGEINRDPDKFVKIIRESGIDPRWLQKTIDKEVEAGNINPIKAADLFPNMIGMVIMPFAGRPLFQTIFFNGDSKQYDVYLEERRKTLTSFIKQALTKNPK; this comes from the coding sequence ATGACAAGCGAATCAACAGAAAAAAAAATACTGGATGCTGCTCGGGACGTTTTCGTTAGAAAGGGAATGGATGGCGCCAGAATGCAGGAAATAGCAGATGAAGCAGGGATTAATAAGTCATTGCTTCATTATTACTTTCGTTCGAAACAAAAGTTGTTTGAGGCCATTTTTCAAGAAGCATTTGGGCTTTTAATTCCGGAGTTGATGAAGATATTCAAGGAAGAAGGCCCTTTGCTGGATAAGATTGATCGGATTGTCGACCGGTATATTACCGTGATTGGTGGCAATCCTTTTTTGCCTCAGTTCTTAATTGGCGAAATCAATCGCGATCCGGACAAATTTGTGAAGATAATCAGAGAAAGTGGAATCGATCCAAGATGGCTACAGAAGACGATTGACAAAGAGGTGGAAGCCGGAAATATCAATCCGATTAAAGCTGCAGATCTGTTTCCCAATATGATTGGTATGGTCATCATGCCTTTTGCCGGGCGTCCACTGTTTCAGACGATTTTTTTCAATGGTGACAGCAAGCAATATGATGTATATCTGGAAGAAAGACGGAAAACACTCACCTCTTTTATTAAGCAGGCTTTAACCAAGAACCCAAAATAA
- a CDS encoding TolC family protein: protein MKRLLILLILPVQMAFGQTGQVTLEECYKQARENYPKLSDLDRERQMNHLKVKNLNANWLPTVNLNGQATYQSDVTSVPVSIPGVNISAPSKDQYKVYIDLHQNIYDGGLTKAQKEVDAANLATDKQKLEVEMYSLNDRVNQLYFGIILMQKSHQVLELKKNSITERLRVLESGFKNGVVQARNVETLRAEKILTDQQIEEVDANRVAAVKSLAVLTGLPVDGNTKFQAPAIVQENKDWQRPELKLYNQMENGIDKSADLIAKTRNPKVFGFGQVGYGKPGLNMLQSEFNSYYYVGVGVKWNVFDWKQSRRKREVLDIQKQMINSSRETFKQNVNMALVQSSQNIQKLESLISTDEQLVSIRDKVAAQSASQLENGVITSADYVTDLNAEIQARINLESRKVQYLQAVVNYNTLTGNLSNN from the coding sequence ATGAAACGATTATTAATCTTACTCATTTTACCGGTTCAGATGGCTTTTGGCCAGACCGGGCAGGTTACCCTTGAAGAGTGCTACAAGCAGGCTCGTGAGAATTATCCGAAGCTGAGTGATTTGGATAGGGAGCGGCAGATGAATCATCTAAAGGTAAAAAACCTGAATGCAAACTGGTTACCGACGGTGAATCTGAATGGTCAGGCTACTTATCAAAGTGATGTGACCAGCGTACCGGTATCCATTCCGGGAGTCAACATTTCTGCTCCCTCGAAGGACCAATACAAGGTATATATTGACTTGCATCAGAATATCTACGATGGAGGATTGACCAAAGCCCAAAAAGAGGTGGATGCGGCAAATCTGGCTACCGATAAGCAAAAACTGGAAGTGGAAATGTACTCGCTGAATGACCGGGTGAACCAACTATATTTCGGTATTATCCTGATGCAGAAAAGTCATCAGGTGTTGGAATTGAAGAAAAATAGCATTACCGAGCGTCTACGGGTACTCGAATCGGGATTTAAAAACGGTGTTGTACAGGCAAGAAATGTAGAAACGTTGCGCGCCGAAAAAATTCTTACCGACCAGCAAATTGAAGAAGTCGATGCAAACCGGGTGGCTGCGGTCAAATCATTGGCTGTATTGACCGGATTACCAGTTGATGGTAATACAAAATTCCAGGCTCCAGCCATTGTACAGGAAAATAAAGACTGGCAACGACCAGAACTGAAGCTCTATAACCAAATGGAAAATGGCATTGATAAAAGTGCCGACTTGATTGCTAAAACACGGAATCCGAAAGTTTTTGGTTTTGGCCAGGTGGGTTACGGTAAGCCAGGATTAAACATGCTTCAATCGGAATTCAATTCTTACTACTACGTTGGTGTGGGAGTTAAGTGGAACGTCTTTGACTGGAAACAGAGTCGCCGGAAACGCGAAGTGCTGGACATTCAAAAGCAGATGATTAATTCCTCCCGGGAAACCTTTAAGCAAAATGTTAACATGGCTTTGGTACAGTCTTCCCAAAATATTCAAAAACTGGAGTCATTGATTAGCACCGATGAGCAATTGGTCAGCATTCGCGACAAAGTAGCTGCCCAATCAGCCTCACAGCTTGAAAACGGAGTGATTACTTCTGCAGATTATGTCACCGATTTGAATGCTGAAATTCAGGCACGTATCAATCTGGAGTCGCGAAAAGTTCAATATCTACAAGCAGTTGTCAACTATAATACATTAACTGGAAATCTTTCAAATAACTGA
- a CDS encoding cbb3-type cytochrome c oxidase subunit I produces MKETLLDKFMSRKGLYTAFWIIALVMVTMLIYFTANLQKEIPPIPQQVKSENGEVLYTYDDVVAGKGYFQEFDLTDWGTLLGMGAYMGPDFSTDFLHFRTEFLYNYYAHELYGKSSKELTAIEKGAVKERVKQDVKGQTHLHKDITTYTDASAMAFKANVKYLTTLLVKGDSSRAFTGGVIREDEAEKIADFVDWTQLVASSLRPGTERTWSNNWPPEPLLDQDTDFNSHKVSLWEFLILWSLTIVVIFLSYEYLFKKDHPEDLQSAIKIKHLFKSQRKLLKYIPIVAGLFVIQMVIGGYLAHLYTEPTKDFLIPQSILPFNVLRSIHTQLAILWVAVGWLVGGLLIAPWVANKDHKYPWLVDVLWAALLIVTVGSVIGLYMGATGQMRDSWFWLGNEGRELINLARVWDIGLVVGLVFWFLLIVSLIRKAATNNPIVSTIIWASFAIATLYIAGMMPVHKIIPNYTVDDYYRWWVIHLWVELTFELFAAGVIAFFTVSLGLIAQKTAVKVMFFELFLISLSGTLGVGHHYFWQGLDEYWIAIGGIFSALEPLPLALMIVEAMKNYREKRLSGEKNDFSIPFMWIAGSAILNWIGAGFLGMVINTPTISYYSHGTYLIMPHAHVALLGAFGYISIAFLYMTSRANSLANGLEWNEKTSRYGFWILTIGALLFALPTYIIGMEQTRIAHDLGYFYTRLHSAVEPLKDWMWFRTLPDGLMILGGLIIFYDLVHKTYFAKKLAD; encoded by the coding sequence ATGAAAGAAACACTACTGGACAAATTCATGAGTCGGAAAGGGCTGTACACTGCTTTCTGGATCATTGCCCTGGTTATGGTAACGATGTTGATTTACTTTACGGCCAACCTGCAAAAGGAGATTCCTCCGATTCCACAACAAGTGAAGTCAGAAAACGGAGAAGTACTTTACACGTATGATGATGTGGTAGCCGGAAAAGGTTACTTTCAGGAGTTTGACCTCACCGATTGGGGAACCTTACTGGGGATGGGAGCTTATATGGGGCCCGATTTCTCGACCGATTTTTTACATTTCCGCACCGAATTTCTCTACAATTATTATGCGCATGAGCTGTATGGAAAATCGAGTAAGGAACTAACTGCGATTGAAAAAGGAGCTGTTAAAGAGCGGGTGAAGCAGGATGTAAAGGGACAAACCCATTTACACAAAGACATCACGACCTACACCGATGCATCTGCCATGGCCTTTAAAGCCAATGTGAAGTATCTGACAACGCTGCTGGTGAAAGGAGACTCCAGCCGGGCATTTACCGGTGGTGTTATCAGGGAGGATGAAGCGGAAAAGATCGCCGATTTCGTTGACTGGACGCAGCTGGTCGCCAGCTCTCTTCGCCCGGGTACGGAACGAACCTGGTCGAATAACTGGCCACCGGAACCTTTGCTGGATCAGGATACAGATTTTAATTCACACAAAGTGTCTTTATGGGAATTTCTGATTCTTTGGTCGCTGACCATTGTTGTGATTTTCTTGTCCTATGAATATCTCTTCAAAAAAGATCACCCGGAAGATCTTCAGTCGGCGATTAAGATTAAGCACCTCTTTAAGTCACAACGAAAATTATTGAAATACATACCAATTGTGGCTGGTCTGTTTGTCATTCAGATGGTTATCGGCGGTTACCTGGCTCACCTGTATACCGAGCCAACAAAAGATTTTCTCATTCCGCAAAGCATATTGCCTTTTAATGTTTTACGCTCGATACATACCCAATTAGCAATCCTGTGGGTGGCGGTAGGATGGTTAGTCGGGGGTTTACTGATTGCACCCTGGGTGGCGAACAAGGATCATAAATATCCCTGGCTGGTTGATGTGCTTTGGGCAGCTTTGCTGATTGTCACAGTGGGGAGTGTGATTGGTTTGTACATGGGAGCAACCGGGCAGATGCGGGATAGCTGGTTCTGGCTCGGCAACGAAGGGCGGGAACTGATTAACCTGGCCCGTGTTTGGGATATTGGATTGGTGGTTGGTTTGGTTTTCTGGTTTTTGCTGATTGTCTCGTTGATCCGGAAAGCAGCTACCAATAACCCGATTGTCAGCACCATTATCTGGGCTTCATTTGCCATTGCCACCCTGTACATAGCCGGAATGATGCCGGTACATAAAATCATCCCCAACTATACGGTTGACGATTATTACCGTTGGTGGGTGATTCACCTGTGGGTGGAGTTAACCTTCGAACTTTTTGCTGCGGGAGTTATTGCCTTTTTCACGGTTTCGTTGGGCTTGATTGCGCAAAAGACAGCTGTGAAAGTGATGTTCTTCGAATTGTTCCTCATCAGTCTAAGCGGCACGCTGGGAGTAGGTCACCACTATTTTTGGCAGGGCCTTGACGAGTACTGGATCGCCATTGGTGGTATCTTCTCAGCGCTGGAGCCACTACCCCTGGCATTGATGATTGTAGAAGCGATGAAGAACTACCGGGAAAAGCGGTTGAGTGGAGAGAAGAATGATTTTTCAATCCCGTTCATGTGGATCGCTGGTTCGGCCATTCTGAACTGGATTGGTGCCGGATTCCTGGGGATGGTTATCAATACGCCCACGATTAGTTACTATTCACATGGAACCTATCTTATCATGCCTCACGCCCATGTGGCCCTGTTGGGGGCATTCGGATACATTTCCATTGCCTTCCTGTATATGACATCAAGGGCCAATTCACTGGCCAACGGGTTGGAATGGAATGAAAAAACGAGCCGGTACGGCTTTTGGATTTTGACCATTGGAGCGCTGCTCTTTGCACTACCAACCTATATTATCGGTATGGAGCAGACCCGTATCGCGCATGACCTGGGATATTTTTATACCCGTCTGCACAGCGCTGTCGAACCGCTGAAGGACTGGATGTGGTTCCGTACTTTACCCGATGGTTTAATGATATTAGGAGGCCTGATCATCTTTTATGATCTGGTACATAAAACCTACTTCGCTAAGAAATTGGCAGATTGA
- a CDS encoding Rrf2 family transcriptional regulator: MNLTSTSRYSIRILSYMALQDERLISAKHLVEQLHISDKYLRGLMTKLVKRGLVKSIQGREGGYEIDKPYKDLYLFEIISAVEDISKYTGCVLGFEECSNENPCALHDRWNDIKTDTVQFLKTTTLADIVKDKHIMKF; this comes from the coding sequence ATGAATTTAACCAGCACATCACGTTATTCCATCCGCATTCTTAGTTACATGGCTTTACAGGATGAACGGTTGATTTCGGCCAAACACTTGGTTGAACAACTACACATCTCAGACAAGTATCTGCGGGGATTGATGACAAAGCTGGTCAAGCGGGGACTGGTGAAGTCGATTCAGGGGCGAGAAGGGGGTTATGAAATCGATAAACCATATAAAGATTTGTATCTGTTTGAAATAATTAGCGCTGTCGAAGATATCAGTAAGTACACCGGATGTGTGTTGGGGTTTGAAGAGTGTTCCAACGAAAACCCCTGTGCTTTACATGATAGGTGGAACGATATTAAAACGGATACAGTTCAATTTCTAAAGACAACCACCCTGGCGGATATCGTGAAAGATAAGCACATCATGAAGTTTTGA
- a CDS encoding HlyD family secretion protein has product MKSIMKRKYLFAFAAGLMLMGCNRNNKMSDAYGNFEVDDVIVSSEVSGKLLQFNLSEGDQLNTGVQVGLVDTTQLYLKKEQLEAQKTSIQSKMASIQTQIAVIKQQRANVEVDKNRVARMLADSAATQKQMDDINGQIDVFDKQITNVRTQKVSLSKEIDVVNAQIAQVEDQLGKCHITAPISGTVLEKYKEMGELVTPGQSLFKIADLSYLNLKIYISGAQLTHIKLGQKVTVLIDNSKTSDTKLTGIITWISSEAEFTPKIIQTKEERVKLVYAVKVKVPNDGSLKVGMPGEVRFNQTN; this is encoded by the coding sequence ATGAAAAGTATAATGAAACGAAAATATCTTTTTGCTTTTGCTGCCGGCCTGATGCTGATGGGATGTAACCGAAATAACAAAATGTCAGATGCCTACGGAAACTTTGAAGTGGATGATGTGATCGTCTCATCCGAGGTAAGTGGAAAACTGCTTCAGTTCAATTTGAGCGAAGGCGATCAATTGAATACCGGAGTTCAGGTTGGTCTGGTGGACACCACCCAACTCTATCTTAAAAAAGAGCAACTTGAAGCACAAAAAACTTCCATTCAATCGAAGATGGCCAGCATTCAAACTCAAATTGCCGTCATTAAACAACAACGTGCCAATGTAGAAGTTGATAAGAACCGGGTAGCCAGAATGCTTGCTGACAGCGCTGCGACGCAAAAGCAGATGGATGATATCAACGGACAAATTGATGTATTCGATAAGCAGATTACTAACGTTCGTACACAGAAAGTTTCTTTGAGTAAGGAAATTGATGTGGTGAATGCACAGATTGCTCAAGTAGAAGATCAATTGGGTAAATGTCATATCACCGCACCAATTTCTGGAACTGTACTGGAGAAATATAAGGAGATGGGTGAGCTGGTAACACCCGGACAATCGCTCTTCAAGATTGCTGATCTATCATACCTGAATCTCAAAATTTATATCAGCGGAGCCCAGTTGACACATATAAAGTTGGGACAAAAAGTGACCGTGCTTATCGACAATTCGAAAACATCTGATACAAAATTGACCGGAATCATAACCTGGATTTCATCGGAAGCCGAGTTTACTCCCAAAATTATTCAAACCAAGGAAGAACGGGTAAAACTGGTCTATGCTGTGAAAGTGAAGGTGCCGAACGATGGCAGTCTGAAGGTCGGTATGCCTGGCGAGGTCCGATTCAACCAGACGAACTAA